The following are encoded together in the Mesoplodon densirostris isolate mMesDen1 chromosome 2, mMesDen1 primary haplotype, whole genome shotgun sequence genome:
- the CPT2 gene encoding carnitine O-palmitoyltransferase 2, mitochondrial isoform X1, with the protein MVAGLLLRAWPRGLAFGPGAPSRLLSTGFDPGQYLQLSIVPTMHYQDSLPRLPIPKLEDTMRRYLSAQKPLLDDGQFRKTEQLCKSFENGIGKELHKQLVAQDKQNKHTSYISGPWFDMYLTARDPIVLNFNPFVSFNPDPKSEYNDQLTRATNMTVSAVRFLKTLRADLLEPEVFHLNPAKSDTDTFKRLIRFVPSSLSWYGAYLVNAYPLDMSQYFRLFNSTRLPKPSRDELFTDDKARHLLVLRKGHFYVFDVLDQDGNIVSASEIQAHLKYILSDNSLAPEFPLSYLTSENRDIWAELRQELVSGGNEETLRKVDSAVFCLCLDDFPIKDLVHLSHNMLHGDGTNRWFDKSFNLIIAKDGTAAVHFEHAWGDGVAVLRFFNEVFKDSTQAPAITPRSQPANTDSSVAVRKLNFKLNDALKTGISAAKEKFDATMKTLTIDYIHFQRGGKEFLKKQKLSPDSVAQLAFQMALLQQYGQTVATYESCSTAAFKHGRTETIRPASIFTKRCSEAFVREPSKHSAGELQQMMAKCSTYHNQLTKEAAMGQGFDRHLFALRYLGAAKGIDLPELYLDPAYRQINHNILSTSTLSSPAVNIGGFAPVVPDGFGIAYAVHDNWIGCNVSAYQGRNAHEFLQCVEKALEGMFDALEGKAIKS; encoded by the exons GCTGCCTATTCCCAAACTTGAAGACACCATGAGGAGATACCTCAGTGCGCAGAAGCCTCTCTTGGATGATGGCCAGTTCAG GAAAACGGAACAATTGTGTAAGAGTTTTGAAAATGGGATTGGAAAAGAACTGCACAAGCAGCTGGTCGCTCAGGACAAGCAGAATAAACATACGAGCTACATTTCAG gtccCTGGTTTGATATGTACTTAACTGCTCGAGACCCCATTGTCCTGAACTTTAATCCATTTGTGTCATTCAACCCTGACCCAAAGTCCGAGTACAACGACCAGCTCACCCGAGCAACCAACATGACTGTCTCTGCCGTCCGGTTTCTGAAGACACTTCGGGCTGACCTTTTGGAACCAGAAGTGTTCCACTTGAACCCTGCCAAAAGTGACACTGATACCTTCAAGAGACTCATACGCTTTGTGCCTTCCTCTCTGTCCTGGTATGGCGCCTACTTGGTCAATGCATATCCCCTGGATATGTCCCAGTATTTTCGGCTTTTCAATTCCACTCGTTTACCCAAACCCAGTCGAGATGAACTCTTCACTGATGACAAGGCCAGACACCTCCTGGTCCTAAGAAAAGGACATTTCTATGTCTTTGATGTCCTGGATCAAGATGGGAACATTGTGAGTGCCTCAGAAATCCAGGCTCATCTGAAGTACATTCTCTCAGACAATAGCCTGGCCCCCGAGTTTCCGCTGTCATATCTGACCAGTGAGAACCGGGACATCTGGGCAGAGCTCAGACAGGAGCTGGTGAGTGGTGGCAACGAGGAGACCCTGAGGAAAGTGGACTCTGCTGTATTCTGTCTCTGCCTAGATGACTTCCCCATTAAGGACCTTGTCCACTTGTCCCACAACATGCTGCACGGTGACGGCACAAACCGCTGGTTTGATAAATCCTTTAACCTCATTATAGCCAAGGATGGCACTGCTGCTGTCCACTTTGAGCATGCTTGGGGCGATGGTGTTGCAGTGCTCAGGTTTTTTAATGAAGTGTTTAAAGACAGCACTCAGGCCCCTGCTATCACTCCACGGAGCCAGCCAGCTAACACTGACTCCTCTGTCGCCGTACGAAAACTCAACTTCAAGCTGAACGATGCTTTAAAGACTGGTATTAGCGCTGCTAAGGAAAAATTTGATGCCACCATGAAAACCCTCACCATTGACTACATCCATTTTCAGAGAGGAGGCAAAGAATTCCTGAAGAAGCAGAAGCTGAGCCCTGACTCGGTGGCTCAGCTGGCCTTCCAGATGGCCCTCCTGCAACAGTATGGGCAGACAGTGGCCACCTATGAGTCCTGTAGCACTGCAGCATTCAAGCACGGCCGCACTGAGACCATCCGCCCGGCCTCCATCTTCACAAAGAGGTGCTCTGAGGCCTTTGTCAGGGAGCCCTCCAAGCACAGCGCTGGAGAGCTTCAGCAGATGATGGCCAAGTGTTCCACGTACCACAACCAGCTGACCAAAGAAGCAGCAATGG GCCAGGGCTTTGATCGACACTTGTTTGCCCTGCGGTACCTGGGAGCAGCCAAAGGGATTGACCTGCCTGAGCTTTACCTCGACCCTGCGTATAGGCAGATAAACCACAACATCCTGTCCACGAGCACATTGAGCAGCCCAGCAGTGAACATCGGCGGCTTTGCCCCCGTGGTCCCTGATGGTTTTGGCATTGCGTATGCTGTTCATGACAACTGGATAGGCTGCAACGTCTCTGCCTACCAAGGCCGCAATGCCCACGAGTTTCTCCAGTGTGTGGAAAAGGCCTTAGAAGGCATGTTTGATGCCTTAGAAGGCAAAGCCATCAAATCTTAA
- the CPT2 gene encoding carnitine O-palmitoyltransferase 2, mitochondrial isoform X2, whose translation MYLTARDPIVLNFNPFVSFNPDPKSEYNDQLTRATNMTVSAVRFLKTLRADLLEPEVFHLNPAKSDTDTFKRLIRFVPSSLSWYGAYLVNAYPLDMSQYFRLFNSTRLPKPSRDELFTDDKARHLLVLRKGHFYVFDVLDQDGNIVSASEIQAHLKYILSDNSLAPEFPLSYLTSENRDIWAELRQELVSGGNEETLRKVDSAVFCLCLDDFPIKDLVHLSHNMLHGDGTNRWFDKSFNLIIAKDGTAAVHFEHAWGDGVAVLRFFNEVFKDSTQAPAITPRSQPANTDSSVAVRKLNFKLNDALKTGISAAKEKFDATMKTLTIDYIHFQRGGKEFLKKQKLSPDSVAQLAFQMALLQQYGQTVATYESCSTAAFKHGRTETIRPASIFTKRCSEAFVREPSKHSAGELQQMMAKCSTYHNQLTKEAAMGQGFDRHLFALRYLGAAKGIDLPELYLDPAYRQINHNILSTSTLSSPAVNIGGFAPVVPDGFGIAYAVHDNWIGCNVSAYQGRNAHEFLQCVEKALEGMFDALEGKAIKS comes from the exons ATGTACTTAACTGCTCGAGACCCCATTGTCCTGAACTTTAATCCATTTGTGTCATTCAACCCTGACCCAAAGTCCGAGTACAACGACCAGCTCACCCGAGCAACCAACATGACTGTCTCTGCCGTCCGGTTTCTGAAGACACTTCGGGCTGACCTTTTGGAACCAGAAGTGTTCCACTTGAACCCTGCCAAAAGTGACACTGATACCTTCAAGAGACTCATACGCTTTGTGCCTTCCTCTCTGTCCTGGTATGGCGCCTACTTGGTCAATGCATATCCCCTGGATATGTCCCAGTATTTTCGGCTTTTCAATTCCACTCGTTTACCCAAACCCAGTCGAGATGAACTCTTCACTGATGACAAGGCCAGACACCTCCTGGTCCTAAGAAAAGGACATTTCTATGTCTTTGATGTCCTGGATCAAGATGGGAACATTGTGAGTGCCTCAGAAATCCAGGCTCATCTGAAGTACATTCTCTCAGACAATAGCCTGGCCCCCGAGTTTCCGCTGTCATATCTGACCAGTGAGAACCGGGACATCTGGGCAGAGCTCAGACAGGAGCTGGTGAGTGGTGGCAACGAGGAGACCCTGAGGAAAGTGGACTCTGCTGTATTCTGTCTCTGCCTAGATGACTTCCCCATTAAGGACCTTGTCCACTTGTCCCACAACATGCTGCACGGTGACGGCACAAACCGCTGGTTTGATAAATCCTTTAACCTCATTATAGCCAAGGATGGCACTGCTGCTGTCCACTTTGAGCATGCTTGGGGCGATGGTGTTGCAGTGCTCAGGTTTTTTAATGAAGTGTTTAAAGACAGCACTCAGGCCCCTGCTATCACTCCACGGAGCCAGCCAGCTAACACTGACTCCTCTGTCGCCGTACGAAAACTCAACTTCAAGCTGAACGATGCTTTAAAGACTGGTATTAGCGCTGCTAAGGAAAAATTTGATGCCACCATGAAAACCCTCACCATTGACTACATCCATTTTCAGAGAGGAGGCAAAGAATTCCTGAAGAAGCAGAAGCTGAGCCCTGACTCGGTGGCTCAGCTGGCCTTCCAGATGGCCCTCCTGCAACAGTATGGGCAGACAGTGGCCACCTATGAGTCCTGTAGCACTGCAGCATTCAAGCACGGCCGCACTGAGACCATCCGCCCGGCCTCCATCTTCACAAAGAGGTGCTCTGAGGCCTTTGTCAGGGAGCCCTCCAAGCACAGCGCTGGAGAGCTTCAGCAGATGATGGCCAAGTGTTCCACGTACCACAACCAGCTGACCAAAGAAGCAGCAATGG GCCAGGGCTTTGATCGACACTTGTTTGCCCTGCGGTACCTGGGAGCAGCCAAAGGGATTGACCTGCCTGAGCTTTACCTCGACCCTGCGTATAGGCAGATAAACCACAACATCCTGTCCACGAGCACATTGAGCAGCCCAGCAGTGAACATCGGCGGCTTTGCCCCCGTGGTCCCTGATGGTTTTGGCATTGCGTATGCTGTTCATGACAACTGGATAGGCTGCAACGTCTCTGCCTACCAAGGCCGCAATGCCCACGAGTTTCTCCAGTGTGTGGAAAAGGCCTTAGAAGGCATGTTTGATGCCTTAGAAGGCAAAGCCATCAAATCTTAA